In Nicotiana tabacum cultivar K326 chromosome 11, ASM71507v2, whole genome shotgun sequence, a single window of DNA contains:
- the LOC107760344 gene encoding exopolygalacturonase-like, translating into MAFISSFGIAFVLYLILGCSSAEENLFNVQSYGAIADGKTDNSKAFLSTWKDACQWNGTAKFLIPSGEYMVYAANFIGPCSGSMTFQIQGVVKAPTDPSLFCNTTWISIQYVNGLEIEGGGTLDGQGASAWPYFDTSKNSNCPTLPITLKLDFIENATVHDINSINSKSFHFDLFRCNNVTFSHVNLTAPGDSPNTDGIHMGVSTNIQVSDSNIGTGDDCISMINGSQSINISGITCGPGHGISIGSLGKTQNEVVTDIHVKNCTLIATQNGARIKTWAPSESGSATNINFEDIFMDNVRNPIIIDQHYCPSPPCSSEASSVQIKDVTFNNIRGTSSSVAAVTLNCSASFPCQGINLTEINLVYNGAGGPAISSCDNANGTATGTELPPSCINSTLDS; encoded by the exons atgGCGTTCATTTCTAGTTTCGGAATAGCCTTTGTATTATACCTTATTCTTGGGTGCAGTAGTGCAGAGGAGAATCTCTTCAATGTCCAATCCTATGGTGCTATAGCAGATGGAAAGACAGATAATAGTAAG GCATTCTTGAGTACTTGGAAGGATGCATGCCAATGGAATGGAACAGCCAAATTCTTGATACCTTCAGGGGAATACATGGTATATGCTGCAAATTTTATCGGACCATGTAGTGGATCCATGACCTTCCAAATCCAAGGAGTTGTTAAAGCTCCAACAGATCCTTCTCTATTCTGCAATACGACTTGGATTTCCATTCAGTATGTGAATGGCTTAGAGATTGAAGGAGGCGGAACTTTAGATGGACAAGGGGCTTCAGCTTGGCCTTATTTTGATACTTCCAAGAATTCTAATTGCCCAACCCTTCCTATT ACACTCAAATTAGATTTTATCGAAAATGCGACGGTGCACGACATAAACTCAATCAATAGCAAGAGTTTCCATTTCGACCTCTTTAGGTGCAATAACGTGACATTTAGTCATGTTAACCTAACCGCACCGGGCGACAGCCCTAACACCGATGGCATTCACATGGGCGTCTCCACCAACATCCAAGTTTCGGATTCAAACATTGGCACTGGAGACGATTGTATATCTATGATCAACGGCAGCCAAAGCATCAACATTTCAGGGATCACTTGTGGCCCTGGCCATGGAATAAGCATCGGAAGCTTAGGGAAGACACAAAATGAAGTCGTCACAGACATACATGTCAAAAATTGCACTCTCATTGCTACTCAAAATGGCGCCAGGATTAAGACTTGGGCACCATCGGAGTCTGGTAGTGCCACAAATATAAATTTTGAGGATATTTTCATGGATAATGTTAGAAATCCTATCATTATCGATCAACATTATTGTCCATCGCCTCCTTGCAGCAGTGAG GCGAGCTCAGTGCAAATCAAGGACGTGACATTCAATAACATAAGAGGAACTTCGAGTTCAGTGGCAGCTGTTACTTTGAATTGCAGTGCTTCATTTCCTTGCCAGGGAATCAACCTTACAGAAATCAATTTGGTATACAATGGCGCGGGTGGACCCGCTATCTCGTCATGTGATAATGCCAACGGGACTGCCACCGGCACGGAGTTGCCTCCAAGTTGTATAAATTCGACTCTTGATTCATGA